A region of Nakaseomyces glabratus chromosome M, complete sequence DNA encodes the following proteins:
- the TEC1 gene encoding Tec1p (CAGL0M01716g~Ortholog(s) have RNA polymerase II core promoter proximal region sequence-specific DNA binding, transcription factor activity and RNA polymerase II transcription factor recruiting, more) — MTVSNDSSVSDRYNMNNSTSTSNVSSSNSTGSSNSSGHTQTTGSDNKWPMDIESAFVEALGLIIKNGTSKIKIRDRNYGRNELISMYIWYRIGKYRTKKQISSHIQVWKKSLLTKKKTGTLTNSNEIYVLDLIENGPQQTDESTRYFYTFFESIISTIMGNYPAFAITHRPVLCPPNSTLPLPLPTGQQWFYAPQEGYYYQNQNSNSINYAGHQMTPNNGGNQNQMDYMANDRNNIEINNMKLKSGSGMPMNTFNQRQQNVQQLPYPMISTQQGQNSHQFLYHNGSNVDHKVPMSNTGNSANFNGNISSPQFNNSSNTPGVNNMHSNGSGFGMLYQYQQYPNQSYYMQQSSLPIPPSIVQNSYTNNNTTNITTTPMSLPNVMSQFGQNGQSKTTNNLPPPIRQPDILNKENKPLVKNEEINPYNEKKEVQGIQSN, encoded by the coding sequence ATGACTGTCTCAAATGACAGCTCGGTATCAGATAGGTACAATATGAATAACTCTACCAGCACAAGTAATGTCAGCAGCTCAAATAGCACCggcagcagcaacagcagcgGCCACACACAGACCACCGGCAGCGACAACAAGTGGCCCATGGACATCGAGTCCGCCTTTGTCGAAGCTCTGGGCCTCATCATCAAGAATGGTACTTCGAAGATTAAAATCAGAGACCGTAACTACGGCCGTAACGAGCTCATATCAATGTACATATGGTACAGAATAGGTAAATACAGAACAAAGAAGCAGATCTCCTCCCACATCCAGGTCTGGAAGAAATCCCTGctaacaaagaaaaagaccGGCACTTTAACAAACAGCAACGAAATATACGTCCTCGACCTGATAGAAAACGGGCCACAACAGACTGATGAGTCGACCAGATATTTTTACACATTCTTCGAAAGCATCATCTCCACTATAATGGGCAATTACCCGGCTTTTGCAATTACCCATAGACCTGTGCTCTGCCCGCCAAACTCCACTTTACCCTTGCCCTTGCCCACAGGCCAGCAGTGGTTTTACGCGCCACAGGAGGGTTACTACTACCAGAATCAGAACTCGAACTCGATTAACTACGCAGGTCATCAAATGACGCCCAACAATGGCGGTAACCAGAACCAAATGGATTACATGGCCAATGACCGAAATAACAtagaaattaataatatgaAGCTGAAGTCTGGCAGCGGTATGCCCATGAATACATTTAATCAGCGGCAACAAAATGTACAACAATTGCCATATCCAATGATTTCCACCCAACAAGGCCAAAATAGTCACCAATTCCTGTATCATAATGGGTCTAATGTGGATCATAAAGTACCCATGTCTAACACAGGAAATAGTGCCAATTTTAATGGGAACATCAGCTCCCCACAGTTCAACAACTCTTCAAATACTCCTGGGGTAAACAACATGCATTCTAATGGAAGTGGATTCGGAATGCTGTATCAATACCAGCAGTACCCAAACCAAAGCTATTATATGCAGCAATCTTCACTTCCAATACCTCCCTCCATAGTCCAGAACTCATACACGAATAACAACACAACCAATATAACTACCACTCCTATGTCTCTACCAAATGTGATGTCTCAATTTGGCCAAAATGGTCAATCAAAGACTACAAACAACCTGCCGCCTCCCATCCGCCAACCAGATATACTAAATAAGGAAAACAAGCCTTTGGTTAAAAATGAAGAGATCAACCCAtacaatgaaaagaaagaggtGCAAGGTATTCAGTCCAACTGA